Proteins encoded in a region of the Campylobacter geochelonis genome:
- the thiS gene encoding sulfur carrier protein ThiS, translated as MKIKINGEFAEVSEGLSVFEYLEQNGFCLDRVAVEKDGEILSKTLWKATNLSDGKSYEIVEFVGGG; from the coding sequence GTGAAAATTAAAATAAATGGAGAGTTCGCTGAAGTTAGCGAAGGTTTGAGTGTTTTTGAGTATCTAGAGCAAAATGGTTTTTGCTTAGATAGAGTTGCTGTTGAAAAAGATGGCGAGATTTTATCAAAAACGCTGTGGAAAGCGACAAATTTAAGCGATGGTAAAAGTTACGAAATAGTCGAATTTGTCGGTGGTGGTTGA
- a CDS encoding ABC-F family ATP-binding cassette domain-containing protein — MVEVKSLTMRFASQVLFEDINLKLDRGNRYGLIGANGAGKSTFLKILSGEAECSSGEIFIDTGLKVGVLGQDQFAFENFTLKDAVLYGNKRLYDAIKEKEKLYMSEEFTDEINNRLSELEMISAEEDPTYEYETRCEKILSSLGLFDYDKLMSEIETSDKFKVLLAQVLFPKPDVLFLDEPTNNLDIDAIAWLENELNRHDGTLVVISHDRHFLNRVCTHILDVDFKKIREFSGTYDDWYIASNLVAKQAEMERDKKLKEKEDLEKFIARFSANASKAKQATSRQKRLEKLDVSDIATSSRRDPSILFRLNREIGNELVELKEINKSFDDKVIFKNFNFKLEKGDKVAVVGSNGVGKSTLCKIITGELKPDSGSVHIGATIELGYFAQDTNNKIKGNLKLYEYLQDEKNKDLDEIRKCLGRMLFSGAEQEKAVGALSGGEKHRVALSHLMLLKPNLLVLDEPNNHLDLEAIIALGEALYKFEGSAICVSHDRELIDAFANRILHLKGDGEIVDFRGSFEEYRESLGEN; from the coding sequence ATGGTAGAAGTAAAGAGCTTAACGATGAGATTTGCCTCACAAGTTTTGTTTGAGGATATAAATTTAAAGCTTGATCGTGGCAACAGATACGGACTAATTGGCGCAAATGGCGCTGGAAAGTCCACATTTTTAAAAATTTTAAGTGGTGAAGCCGAATGCAGTAGCGGTGAGATATTTATCGATACTGGGCTAAAGGTTGGAGTTTTAGGACAAGATCAGTTTGCTTTTGAAAATTTCACTTTAAAAGATGCAGTTTTATATGGCAACAAACGCCTATATGACGCTATCAAAGAGAAAGAAAAGCTTTATATGAGCGAGGAGTTTACAGATGAGATAAACAACCGCTTAAGCGAACTTGAGATGATAAGTGCTGAAGAAGATCCAACTTATGAGTATGAAACAAGGTGTGAGAAAATACTATCTAGCCTTGGGCTGTTTGATTATGATAAGCTAATGAGCGAGATTGAAACTAGCGATAAATTTAAGGTTTTACTAGCTCAAGTGCTGTTTCCAAAACCAGATGTACTTTTCTTAGATGAGCCTACAAACAACCTTGATATCGATGCTATCGCGTGGCTTGAAAACGAGCTAAATCGCCATGATGGAACTTTGGTTGTTATAAGCCATGATAGGCACTTTTTAAACAGAGTCTGCACTCATATCTTAGATGTGGATTTCAAAAAAATCCGCGAATTTAGTGGCACTTATGATGACTGGTATATCGCTTCAAATTTAGTCGCAAAACAAGCTGAAATGGAGCGCGATAAGAAGCTAAAAGAAAAAGAGGATTTAGAGAAATTTATAGCTAGATTTAGCGCAAACGCAAGCAAAGCAAAGCAAGCAACAAGCAGGCAAAAACGCCTTGAAAAGCTTGATGTAAGTGATATCGCAACCTCTTCAAGAAGAGATCCAAGCATACTTTTTAGACTAAACCGCGAGATAGGAAACGAGCTAGTTGAGTTAAAAGAGATTAACAAAAGTTTTGATGACAAAGTTATCTTTAAAAACTTTAACTTTAAACTCGAAAAAGGCGATAAAGTTGCAGTCGTAGGCTCAAACGGCGTTGGTAAAAGCACGCTTTGTAAAATCATAACAGGTGAATTAAAACCAGATAGTGGAAGCGTTCACATAGGCGCAACTATCGAGCTTGGATATTTCGCGCAAGATACAAATAACAAAATTAAAGGAAATTTAAAACTTTATGAGTATCTTCAAGATGAGAAAAACAAAGATTTAGATGAGATTAGAAAATGTCTTGGAAGAATGCTTTTTAGTGGGGCTGAACAAGAAAAAGCCGTTGGCGCGCTAAGTGGAGGCGAAAAGCACAGAGTTGCCTTAAGTCATCTTATGCTTTTAAAACCAAATTTACTAGTTCTTGATGAGCCAAACAACCACCTTGATTTAGAAGCTATCATCGCACTTGGCGAGGCGCTTTATAAATTTGAAGGAAGTGCGATTTGTGTAAGCCATGATAGAGAGTTAATCGATGCGTTTGCAAACAGAATACTTCATTTAAAAGGCGATGGCGAGATAGTCGATTTTAGAGGAAGTTTTGAAGAGTATAGAGAGAGTTTAGGTGAAAATTAA
- a CDS encoding tetrahydrodipicolinate N-succinyltransferase N-terminal domain-containing protein: MKKIKNKEDLNKFVDKIKSQDGYKEPIAWAVARVEKSFLDEEKTLCANYAVINYKENYASFAVLFWALQECGIKVDTKGSEFVAKLDRDVVDKVLEIFDFLVDEVDGNSHKNLQNFMTIDEILSEDGEDNFCATFIFEDKAPKSVESVYLKLYLLSLGKVALRSLNLDGAFGVLPNVAWDLQSKPIELEWLKENEIWLKMSGAYPTILSVDKFPRFLSHIVPNDSVRVLDSSKVRLGAHLADGTTIMPGASYVNFNAGTTGKAMVEGRISSSVIVGDGSDIGGGASILGVLSGTSGNAISVGKRALLGANSVTGIPLGDDCIVDAGIAILEGTKIYISSVEAKKLQEANKEFKFDKEIFKGLELCNLNSLHFRQDSQSGKITASYNKKTVKLNENLH; this comes from the coding sequence ATGAAAAAGATAAAAAATAAAGAAGATTTAAACAAATTTGTTGATAAAATCAAATCCCAAGATGGCTATAAAGAGCCTATCGCGTGGGCAGTAGCAAGAGTAGAAAAAAGTTTTTTAGATGAAGAAAAAACGCTTTGTGCAAATTATGCTGTTATAAACTATAAAGAAAATTATGCAAGTTTTGCGGTGCTATTTTGGGCGTTACAAGAGTGTGGAATCAAGGTTGATACCAAAGGTAGCGAGTTTGTAGCTAAGCTAGATAGAGATGTTGTTGATAAGGTTTTAGAAATTTTTGACTTTTTGGTTGATGAAGTAGATGGAAATTCTCATAAGAATTTGCAAAATTTTATGACAATAGATGAAATTTTATCAGAAGATGGTGAAGATAACTTTTGTGCGACATTTATTTTTGAAGATAAAGCGCCAAAAAGCGTTGAGAGTGTGTATTTAAAACTATACTTGCTATCTTTGGGAAAAGTTGCGTTAAGAAGTCTAAATTTAGATGGCGCGTTTGGAGTTTTACCAAATGTAGCGTGGGATTTGCAATCAAAGCCAATCGAACTTGAGTGGCTTAAAGAAAACGAAATTTGGCTTAAGATGAGTGGGGCGTATCCAACTATCCTAAGCGTGGATAAATTCCCAAGATTTTTAAGTCATATAGTACCAAATGATAGCGTTAGAGTCCTTGATAGCTCAAAAGTTCGCTTAGGTGCGCATTTAGCAGATGGCACAACGATAATGCCAGGAGCAAGCTATGTAAATTTTAACGCCGGAACTACAGGTAAAGCGATGGTAGAGGGACGAATCAGCAGTAGCGTTATCGTAGGAGATGGAAGCGATATAGGTGGTGGAGCTTCTATACTAGGAGTTTTAAGTGGAACTAGTGGAAATGCTATAAGTGTTGGTAAAAGAGCGCTTTTAGGCGCAAACTCTGTAACTGGAATTCCTTTGGGAGATGACTGTATAGTCGATGCTGGCATAGCTATTTTAGAAGGAACTAAAATTTATATCTCAAGCGTGGAAGCCAAAAAACTTCAAGAGGCGAATAAAGAGTTTAAATTTGATAAAGAAATTTTTAAAGGTTTAGAGCTTTGCAACCTAAACAGTTTGCACTTTAGACAAGATAGCCAAAGTGGGAAAATAACAGCATCGTATAACAAAAAAACAGTAAAATTAAACGAAAATTTACACTGA
- a CDS encoding Mrp/NBP35 family ATP-binding protein: MNKEEVLEKLKTVIYPGFEKSIVDFGFVKNIEIGDEVLVEVEIVSSKPEVADKLRVDITKVLGKNAQVIIKQPKIPEEKSNTQSGKNIAPQIKHFVMVSSGKGGVGKSTTTVNLAISMAKLGKKVGVLDADIYGPNIPRMLGEQNTQPTVVGQTLKPILTHGIEMMSMGVLIEEGQGLMWRGAMIMKAIEQLLRDVGWSDLDVLFIDMPPGTGDAQITLAQSVPVTAGVCVTTPQIVALDDTARSLDMFEKLHIPIAGIVENMSGFICPDNAKEYDIFGKGGSAKLASKYKTEILGEIPIEISIREGGDSGKPISFYEPNSVSSKRYEGAANRLWEIIEKIDADELADNSAIQPDNSGKAHCHS, translated from the coding sequence ATGAATAAAGAAGAAGTTTTAGAAAAACTAAAAACTGTCATTTATCCGGGCTTTGAGAAAAGCATAGTTGATTTTGGTTTTGTGAAAAATATAGAAATTGGCGATGAGGTGTTAGTCGAAGTTGAGATTGTTTCAAGCAAACCAGAAGTTGCTGATAAGCTTAGAGTCGATATAACAAAAGTTTTAGGAAAAAACGCACAAGTCATTATAAAACAACCAAAAATTCCAGAAGAGAAAAGCAACACTCAAAGTGGCAAAAACATCGCTCCGCAAATCAAACATTTTGTTATGGTAAGTAGTGGAAAAGGCGGTGTTGGCAAAAGTACAACAACTGTAAATTTAGCTATTTCTATGGCAAAACTTGGTAAAAAAGTTGGCGTTTTAGATGCTGATATTTATGGTCCAAATATCCCGCGAATGTTAGGCGAGCAAAACACTCAGCCGACTGTGGTTGGTCAGACTTTAAAACCGATTTTAACTCATGGGATTGAGATGATGAGTATGGGCGTTTTAATCGAAGAAGGACAAGGGCTTATGTGGCGAGGCGCTATGATAATGAAAGCAATCGAGCAGCTTTTACGAGATGTTGGCTGGAGCGATTTAGACGTGTTATTTATCGATATGCCACCAGGAACAGGCGATGCGCAAATTACTCTTGCTCAAAGTGTTCCAGTGACTGCTGGTGTGTGTGTTACAACTCCGCAAATCGTCGCACTTGATGATACAGCAAGAAGCCTTGATATGTTTGAAAAACTTCATATCCCAATCGCTGGAATTGTTGAAAATATGAGTGGATTTATCTGTCCAGATAACGCAAAAGAGTATGATATCTTTGGCAAGGGCGGTTCGGCAAAGCTGGCAAGCAAGTATAAAACTGAAATTTTAGGTGAAATTCCAATCGAAATTAGCATTAGAGAAGGTGGCGATAGTGGAAAACCGATAAGTTTTTACGAGCCAAATAGCGTTAGCTCTAAAAGATACGAAGGTGCTGCAAACAGACTTTGGGAAATTATAGAAAAAATCGATGCTGATGAGTTGGCAGATAACTCTGCGATTCAGCCAGATAACAGTGGCAAAGCGCACTGTCATAGCTAA
- a CDS encoding bifunctional 2-C-methyl-D-erythritol 4-phosphate cytidylyltransferase/2-C-methyl-D-erythritol 2,4-cyclodiphosphate synthase translates to MCEISLVILAAGDSTRMQMSAKKQWLRVGHDPLWKFVADRLKTKYKFSKTIVVANSDELEYMKSYDDSFFYAKGGKSRQESLKNALCFIDSMYVLVHDVARAEISETLLNSIIDKALEFDCVSPYIGVYDTTYLNDKIINRDEIKLIQTPQLSKTSLLKKALLKDEIFTDDSMAVASVGGKLGFVKGESTALKITTKDDLKKLNLAPASSDIFVGNGFDVHKFQAGDGLMLCGIKVPCEYEFIAHSDGDVALHALTDAILGACGLGDIGEFYPDTDAKFKGANSADLLKDALKRVKNFGYEVVNADITIMAQAPKLGTYKKEMAKNVAQILGINRVNVKATTTEKLGFVGRSEGVAVMATASLKYLDWKNL, encoded by the coding sequence TTGTGTGAAATATCGTTAGTTATACTTGCTGCTGGAGACTCTACTCGTATGCAAATGAGCGCTAAGAAACAGTGGCTTAGAGTAGGTCATGATCCACTGTGGAAATTCGTAGCAGATAGGCTAAAAACGAAGTATAAATTTAGCAAAACCATAGTAGTTGCAAACTCAGATGAACTTGAGTATATGAAAAGTTATGATGATAGCTTTTTTTATGCCAAAGGCGGAAAAAGCAGGCAAGAGTCATTAAAAAACGCTCTTTGTTTTATAGATTCAATGTATGTTTTAGTCCACGATGTAGCAAGGGCTGAAATTTCAGAAACTCTTTTAAACTCTATCATAGATAAAGCTTTGGAATTTGACTGTGTAAGCCCATATATAGGGGTTTATGATACAACTTACCTAAATGATAAAATTATAAATAGAGATGAGATTAAACTTATCCAAACTCCTCAACTTAGCAAGACAAGTCTACTTAAAAAAGCGCTTTTAAAAGATGAAATTTTTACAGATGATAGCATGGCAGTTGCTAGCGTGGGCGGAAAACTTGGCTTTGTAAAAGGCGAAAGCACAGCTTTAAAAATCACAACAAAAGATGACTTAAAAAAACTGAATTTAGCTCCTGCTTCAAGCGATATTTTTGTAGGAAATGGCTTTGATGTGCATAAATTTCAAGCTGGAGATGGACTTATGCTTTGTGGTATAAAAGTGCCTTGCGAGTATGAATTTATCGCTCACAGCGATGGCGATGTAGCACTTCATGCACTTACAGACGCTATTTTAGGAGCGTGTGGGCTAGGCGATATAGGAGAGTTTTATCCTGATACGGACGCTAAATTTAAAGGCGCAAACTCGGCGGATTTACTAAAAGATGCGCTAAAAAGAGTTAAAAACTTTGGTTATGAGGTTGTAAATGCCGATATAACCATCATGGCTCAAGCTCCAAAATTAGGAACTTATAAAAAAGAGATGGCAAAAAATGTAGCTCAAATTCTAGGCATAAATAGAGTAAATGTAAAAGCTACAACTACAGAAAAGCTAGGCTTTGTCGGCAGAAGTGAGGGCGTGGCTGTTATGGCGACGGCTAGTTTGAAGTATTTGGATTGGAAAAATTTATGA
- a CDS encoding response regulator, producing MRILIVENEVYLAQSIASKLTSLGHECEILTDIKDVLNAGKKDAVLLSTNIFGENIYAVIDKFKDSIIILLITYINNDNVSKPIKAGANDYIQKPFMVEELVRKLDHFEEFDKLKNINKSFSKYFEFYFSSICSQEFEIKNTKFPFFIVSSNQILADKFLFEMSRNLNLSFKFIFLDMPNSLEILENENFCCPLYLINFHTLKYDEKMRLFSIIQKKQVVVSTTNFSEDIPFEQVVLKEDSKGGFEDKILSIDEYFKHIITSYQSVFPDTELSKRLGISRKSLWEKRKKYGIDRKK from the coding sequence ATGAGAATTTTAATAGTAGAAAACGAAGTTTATCTAGCTCAAAGCATAGCTAGCAAGCTTACTTCTTTAGGGCATGAGTGTGAAATTTTAACCGATATAAAAGATGTGTTAAATGCAGGCAAAAAGGACGCGGTACTACTTTCTACAAATATATTTGGCGAAAACATCTACGCTGTGATTGATAAATTTAAAGACTCAATTATAATTTTACTTATCACTTATATCAACAACGATAACGTTTCAAAACCTATAAAAGCGGGTGCGAATGATTATATACAAAAACCATTTATGGTTGAAGAACTAGTTAGAAAGCTTGATCATTTTGAAGAATTTGATAAGTTAAAAAATATAAATAAATCTTTTTCTAAATACTTTGAGTTTTACTTTTCATCTATATGTTCGCAAGAATTTGAGATAAAAAATACAAAATTTCCATTTTTTATAGTATCTAGTAATCAAATTTTAGCAGATAAATTTCTCTTTGAAATGTCAAGAAATTTAAATTTATCTTTTAAATTTATCTTTTTAGATATGCCAAATTCGCTTGAAATTTTAGAAAATGAAAATTTCTGCTGTCCGCTGTATCTTATAAATTTCCACACACTTAAATACGATGAAAAAATGCGCCTTTTTTCTATCATACAAAAAAAACAAGTTGTAGTTAGCACGACAAATTTTAGTGAAGATATACCGTTTGAACAAGTGGTTTTAAAAGAAGATAGCAAAGGTGGTTTTGAGGATAAAATTTTATCTATCGATGAGTACTTTAAACATATCATCACTTCGTATCAAAGCGTGTTTCCAGACACCGAGCTTTCAAAAAGGCTTGGAATCTCTAGAAAATCCCTATGGGAAAAGAGGAAAAAGTATGGAATCGATAGAAAAAAATAG
- a CDS encoding sulfate adenylyltransferase: MESIEKNRTIFINQEAYGTLLLIENQILGSFNSLMDEDEIAEVTLTGYLKKDPMPYAFIFSPGGNRNQEVVKSAKKGDKINLIKDGVVVGEIKVKSSFKYKKSWKHLNIFGANSIFNKESKDCVGSFCLSGKVKIFDNTIKKAKDEIARIKKERNIQKITALMLTANPFHRIHERLVRITIDKADLLVIFLIRSSKEDRLSFDLRYKTLKFFVENFITTEKIIIVPLKNTSLFTEHKNPELECIAAYNFGVTKVVIGQNHGGIGMFYDDNRAYTIIDRIRKDLNLEILVMPEYVYCDKCKTIVSTKTCPHGQHHHIKYHSSTIRTLLRNGILPPAILMRKEISAMILSELFPNRFANLQKMYDELFPNNGILETHSYEEFYKELANLYQTSSLT, from the coding sequence ATGGAATCGATAGAAAAAAATAGAACTATTTTTATAAATCAAGAGGCGTATGGCACGCTTTTGCTGATAGAAAACCAAATTTTAGGTAGTTTTAACTCTTTGATGGATGAAGATGAGATTGCAGAAGTTACCTTAACTGGATATCTTAAAAAAGATCCCATGCCATATGCTTTTATCTTTTCGCCTGGTGGCAACCGCAACCAAGAAGTTGTAAAAAGCGCAAAAAAAGGAGATAAAATCAATCTTATAAAAGATGGCGTTGTGGTTGGCGAGATAAAAGTAAAAAGCTCTTTTAAATATAAAAAATCATGGAAACACTTAAATATATTTGGAGCAAATTCTATCTTTAACAAGGAAAGCAAAGACTGCGTTGGAAGCTTTTGTTTATCTGGCAAGGTGAAAATTTTTGATAATACGATAAAAAAAGCAAAAGATGAGATAGCAAGGATAAAAAAAGAGCGAAATATACAAAAAATCACCGCTTTAATGCTAACTGCAAACCCTTTTCACCGAATTCATGAAAGGCTTGTTAGAATCACAATCGACAAGGCGGATTTGCTTGTTATCTTTCTTATTAGAAGCTCAAAAGAGGATAGACTTTCTTTTGATTTAAGGTATAAAACGCTTAAATTCTTTGTTGAAAACTTTATCACTACAGAAAAAATCATCATAGTCCCATTAAAAAACACATCACTATTTACAGAGCATAAAAACCCAGAGCTTGAGTGCATAGCAGCATATAACTTTGGCGTTACAAAGGTGGTGATTGGGCAAAATCACGGCGGTATAGGGATGTTTTATGATGATAATCGCGCTTACACTATAATAGACAGGATTAGAAAAGATTTAAATTTAGAAATTCTAGTCATGCCAGAGTATGTATACTGCGATAAGTGTAAGACCATAGTCAGCACAAAAACTTGCCCGCACGGACAACACCACCACATCAAATATCATAGCTCGACTATAAGAACGCTTTTAAGAAATGGCATTTTACCTCCGGCAATCTTGATGAGAAAAGAAATTTCTGCTATGATTTTGAGTGAACTTTTTCCAAACAGGTTTGCAAATTTACAAAAAATGTATGATGAGCTTTTCCCAAACAACGGTATTTTAGAGACTCATAGTTATGAGGAATTTTATAAAGAGTTGGCGAATTTATACCAAACCAGCTCGCTTACTTAA
- a CDS encoding phosphatidylglycerophosphatase A family protein, translating into MQKLFLTFFYTGLIKPAPGTWGSIAGAIVGVVILKFLTIETLFLLSIVLALISINIINAYEKKVGIHDSSIIVIDEVVGIWIALSISAHSYLAILLSLIFFRLFDICKPSIIGRIDRDVPGGLGVVLDDVVAGAFGGLLSLMCIGAMMKFGLDSYIF; encoded by the coding sequence ATGCAAAAACTTTTTTTAACTTTTTTTTATACAGGTCTTATAAAACCAGCCCCAGGAACGTGGGGAAGTATCGCTGGAGCAATAGTTGGCGTGGTCATTCTTAAATTTCTTACTATAGAAACACTTTTTTTACTTTCGATTGTCCTAGCTTTAATCTCTATAAACATCATAAACGCATATGAGAAAAAAGTCGGCATTCACGATAGTTCAATCATCGTCATAGATGAAGTTGTTGGAATTTGGATAGCTTTAAGCATAAGCGCTCACTCATACTTAGCCATACTGCTTTCACTAATCTTTTTTAGGCTTTTTGATATTTGCAAGCCATCGATTATAGGTCGAATTGATAGAGATGTTCCAGGAGGCTTAGGCGTAGTTTTAGATGATGTTGTAGCTGGTGCTTTTGGCGGTCTTCTAAGCCTCATGTGTATCGGCGCTATGATGAAATTTGGACTTGATAGCTATATCTTTTAA
- the uvrB gene encoding excinuclease ABC subunit UvrB: MKNFEISSKFSPSDDQKKAIEGIVNSVKSGSHYQTLLGVTGSGKTFTMANVIKELNMPTLIMTHNKSLAAQLYSEFKGFFPRNHVEYFISYYDYYQPEAYIPRQDLFIEKDSSINDELERLRLSATASLLSFDDVITIASVSANYGLGNPAEYQGMVLILEVGANLSSKALLRKLVDMGYKRNDSFFDRGDFRVNGDVIDIYPAYFSDEAIRLEFFGDELEEMYHFDVLENKRGSSVNKFILYATSQFIVGEDRLKIAIKEIEVELEKRLKFFNENDKLVEAQRLKQRVEFDLEMLNATGMCKGVENYARHLTGQAPGQTPYSLFDYYEVKGVDYLVIVDESHVSLPQFRGMYAGDRSRKETLVEYGFRLPSALDNRPLMFDEFISKRGFFLFVSATPNELELNLSNGHIYEQILRPTGLLDPEITIKDSDNQVELLYDMAKEVIARNERVLVTVLTKKMAEELSRYYLELGIKVKYMHSDIDAVERNELIRGLRFGDFDMLIGINLLREGLDLPEVSLIAIMDADKEGFLRSRTSLIQTMGRAARNLNGKVVMFAKKITNSMKEAIEITQNRRKYQDEYNRAHGIIPHSATRNIEDSLKVDDAAELLNKAKKMEKMPATERAKIIKELRKQMLEAAKNLEFEKAAALRDEIAKIKTI, encoded by the coding sequence TTGAAAAATTTTGAAATCAGTAGTAAATTTAGCCCAAGTGATGACCAAAAAAAGGCTATCGAGGGCATAGTAAATTCGGTTAAATCAGGCAGCCACTACCAAACTCTGCTTGGAGTTACTGGAAGCGGCAAAACTTTTACTATGGCAAATGTTATAAAAGAGTTAAATATGCCAACTCTTATCATGACTCACAACAAAAGCCTAGCCGCGCAACTTTATAGCGAATTTAAGGGCTTTTTTCCGCGCAATCATGTTGAGTATTTTATAAGTTATTATGATTATTATCAGCCAGAAGCTTATATACCAAGACAAGATTTGTTTATAGAAAAAGACAGCTCGATAAATGATGAGTTAGAAAGACTTAGACTTTCTGCGACTGCAAGTTTGCTAAGTTTTGATGATGTTATAACTATAGCTTCAGTCTCTGCAAACTACGGTTTGGGAAACCCAGCCGAGTATCAAGGTATGGTTTTAATCCTTGAAGTTGGAGCAAATTTAAGCTCCAAAGCCCTACTTCGCAAACTTGTCGATATGGGATATAAAAGAAATGATAGCTTTTTTGATAGAGGAGATTTTCGTGTAAATGGCGATGTAATCGACATCTATCCAGCTTATTTTAGCGATGAAGCGATACGCTTAGAGTTTTTTGGCGATGAGCTTGAAGAGATGTATCACTTCGATGTTTTAGAAAACAAACGAGGAAGTAGTGTAAATAAATTTATCCTTTATGCAACAAGTCAGTTCATAGTAGGAGAAGACCGCCTAAAAATCGCTATTAAAGAGATAGAAGTCGAGCTTGAAAAAAGGTTAAAGTTTTTTAACGAAAACGACAAACTAGTAGAAGCGCAGCGCCTAAAACAGCGCGTTGAGTTTGATTTAGAGATGTTAAATGCAACTGGTATGTGTAAAGGCGTGGAAAACTACGCTCGCCACCTAACAGGACAAGCGCCAGGGCAAACTCCATACTCGCTTTTTGATTACTATGAAGTTAAGGGGGTTGATTATCTAGTTATAGTCGATGAAAGTCATGTGAGTTTACCACAATTTCGCGGTATGTATGCAGGCGATAGAAGCCGAAAAGAGACTCTTGTCGAGTATGGTTTTAGGCTTCCTTCAGCGCTTGATAACCGTCCTTTGATGTTTGATGAGTTTATCAGCAAAAGGGGCTTTTTTCTCTTTGTCTCTGCTACACCAAATGAGCTTGAACTAAATCTTTCAAACGGGCATATCTATGAGCAAATTTTGCGCCCGACAGGTCTGCTTGATCCAGAAATCACGATAAAAGATAGTGATAATCAAGTTGAACTTTTATACGACATGGCAAAAGAAGTTATAGCAAGGAATGAGCGTGTTTTAGTAACCGTGCTTACTAAAAAAATGGCAGAAGAGCTTAGTCGTTACTATCTTGAGCTTGGCATAAAAGTAAAATATATGCACTCAGATATCGATGCGGTGGAGCGAAACGAGCTAATACGTGGACTTAGGTTTGGCGACTTTGATATGCTTATCGGTATAAATTTGCTTCGTGAGGGGCTAGACTTGCCCGAAGTTAGCCTGATAGCTATCATGGATGCAGACAAAGAGGGCTTTTTGCGCTCACGCACAAGCCTAATCCAAACAATGGGGCGAGCTGCTAGGAATTTAAACGGCAAGGTTGTGATGTTTGCTAAAAAGATTACAAATTCTATGAAAGAAGCTATAGAAATCACGCAAAATAGGCGAAAATATCAAGATGAATACAACCGCGCTCACGGCATTATCCCACACTCTGCAACTAGAAATATAGAAGATAGCTTAAAGGTTGATGATGCGGCTGAACTTTTAAATAAAGCTAAAAAGATGGAAAAAATGCCAGCAACTGAACGAGCTAAAATCATCAAAGAGCTTAGAAAACAGATGCTTGAGGCGGCTAAAAACCTTGAGTTTGAAAAGGCAGCCGCACTTCGTGATGAGATAGCTAAGATAAAAACGATTTAG
- a CDS encoding superoxide dismutase family protein — MKKILLAGVLASTLLFAAEHKHEEEAVNFDPKSVEHLVIPMNLLSEKGDVSVGEVVAVKTNYGVAFFPNLKGIEAGIHGFHVHTNPDCGATDKGLGMKAGGHWDPTDTKKHSFPWDDAGHKGDLPALVADKDGNAIYPVLAPKIKSLDELKGHSLMVHVGGDNHSDHPKALGGGGARLVCGVIK; from the coding sequence ATGAAAAAAATACTTCTAGCAGGCGTTTTAGCAAGCACTTTACTTTTTGCTGCTGAGCATAAACACGAAGAAGAGGCTGTAAATTTCGATCCTAAGTCGGTAGAACATCTTGTTATACCTATGAATTTACTTAGCGAAAAAGGCGATGTGAGTGTTGGCGAGGTTGTTGCTGTTAAGACTAACTATGGCGTAGCGTTTTTCCCGAATTTAAAAGGCATTGAAGCTGGAATCCATGGATTTCATGTTCATACAAACCCAGATTGTGGTGCGACAGACAAAGGTCTTGGCATGAAAGCTGGTGGTCACTGGGATCCAACTGATACTAAAAAGCACTCATTTCCTTGGGATGATGCAGGACATAAGGGCGATTTACCAGCGCTTGTAGCTGATAAAGATGGCAATGCTATCTACCCAGTCCTAGCACCTAAAATCAAATCTCTTGATGAGTTAAAGGGTCATTCTTTGATGGTTCATGTTGGTGGCGATAACCACAGCGATCATCCAAAAGCACTTGGTGGCGGTGGCGCAAGACTAGTTTGTGGTGTTATAAAATAA